A single window of Pungitius pungitius chromosome 20, fPunPun2.1, whole genome shotgun sequence DNA harbors:
- the si:ch211-202p1.5 gene encoding endothelin-1: MDFLTYLWLLTTSVMLLLQHQASSLTSRPAEEGPPAEEGPLVQLPHAAHWRGKRCSCENQKDKECIFFCHIGIVWVNTPSHLVPYGFGSARLKREVQRCFCTRTPDHECVSFCSLQTHTGGDNSDQTKRRLLHSGKKGADTH, encoded by the exons ATGGACTTCCTCACGTACCTTTGGCTCCTCACCACCAGCGTCATGTTGCTCCTCCAGCATCAAG CCTCCTCTCTCACCAGCCGCCCAGCGGAGGAGGGCCCCCCAGCGGAGGAGGGCCCCCTGGTGCAGCTCCCCCACGCGGCCCATTGGAGAGGGAAGCGCTGCTCCTGCGAGAACCAGAAGGACAAGGAGTGCATCTTCTTCTGCCACATCGGCATCGTGTGGGTCAACACGCCGAG CCACCTGGTTCCTTACGGGTTCGGTTCAGCCCGACTGAAGAGGGAGGTCCAACGCTGCttctgcacacgcacaccagACCACGAGTGTGTGAGCTTCTGCTCCCTGCAGACGCACACagg AGGGGACAACTCTGACCAGACCAAGAGACGcctgctgcattctgggaaaaaaggagcagacacacactga